The Archocentrus centrarchus isolate MPI-CPG fArcCen1 chromosome 12, fArcCen1, whole genome shotgun sequence genome includes a window with the following:
- the egfl7 gene encoding epidermal growth factor-like protein 7 — translation MYQILLLSSSLFIFHVMATPQFFAHHGRRACGRDFRHSVVTTTESFVQPVHKPYLTLCQGHRLCSTYKTTYSVAYRQVSRAASPLHFYPECCPGWRRFHSHNCNQAVCGQPCLNGGTCLRPNRCACPFGWTGHQCQTDVDECSERQPCAQQCVNTAGSYRCACREGFTLAGDGRSCQSLPPPSPPASPPSSSQSSQATAGHDTDADGKFGLVENVTEEVQSLRNRVELLEKKLQLVLTPFSSFFPLSLDEGLSEKTTLLSHSFQQLDRIDSLSEQIGFLEERLGTCSCQEN, via the exons ATGTACCAAATACTGctcctttcctcctccctcttcatctttcaTGTGATGGCCACTCCCCAGTTCTTCGCTCACCACGG GAGGAGGGCGTGTGGCCGAGACTTCCGTCACAGTGTTGTCACTACGACAGAGTCATTCGTCCAGCCGGTGCACAAACCCTACCTCACCCTGTGTCAGGGGCATCGCCTCTGCAGCACATACAA GACTACGTACTCGGTAGCGTACCGACAGGTGAGCAGAGCAGCTTCTCCTTTGCATTTCTACCCAGAGTGCTGCCCGGGCTGGAGGAGATTTCACTCCCACAACTGCAACCAAG CTGTGTGCGGGCAGCCCTGTTTGAATGGAGGTACCTGTTTACGACCCAACCGGTGTGCTTGTCCGTTTGGCTGGACGGGACACCAGTGCCAAACAG ATGTGGATGAGTGCAGCGAGCGGCAGCCGTGCGCCCAGCAGTGTGTGAACACAGCTGGCAGCTATCGATGTGCATGCAGGGAGGGCTTCACCCTAGCCGGAGATGGCCGTTCCTGTCAAagccttcctcctccttctcctcctgccagTCCTCCCTCTTCATCACAGAGCAGCCAGGCAACAGCGGGTCATGACACTGATGCAG ATGGAAAGTTTGGCTTGGTGGAGAACGTGACAGAGGAGGTACAGAGTCTGAGGAACAGAGTCGAGCTCCTGGAAAAG AAGTTGCAGTTGGTGCTGACCCCCTTCAGCAGCTTCTTCCCGCTGTCCCTGGATgagggcttgtcagagaaaacCACCTTGCTGTCCCATTCTTTCCAGCAATTAGATCGTATCGACTCCCTTAGCGAGCAGATTGGCTTTCTGGAGGAGCGCCTCGGCACAT